From Stigmatopora argus isolate UIUO_Sarg chromosome 14, RoL_Sarg_1.0, whole genome shotgun sequence, the proteins below share one genomic window:
- the narfl gene encoding cytosolic Fe-S cluster assembly factor narfl has product MASLFSGALQLTDLDDFITPSQECIKPVKVEKKRGQSLAKIQIEDDGTYVQVDLAGEKQKLEKAKITLNDCLACSGCITSAESVLVAQQSHEELFKVLRHNQGLGETEKKVVVVSLSPQSRASLGALYGLSAAQVGKRLASFFKSLGVHHVLDGSFGRTFSLLESQREFVERFQRKERDPGALPMMTSACPGWICYAEKTHGQFILPYISTTRSPQQMMGSLVKGYFAEEQGLSPGQIYHVTVMPCFDKKLEASRSDFYLSPAQCREVDCVITSGEVQKMLQEEKVTLNDIPDGTLDTIFSDDPDGGFRSHAGGGSGGYLHHVFTYAAQRLFGEEVKELTYKTLRNKDFQEVTLEKDGNAVLSFAFTYGFRNIQNVVQKLKRGKLPYHFVEVMACPSGCLNGGGQVKAAGEDPKEFLRKVEALYAAEEARAPSDDTDVARLYDSWLQSVGEERARELLGTRYRAVEKNTNGLAVKW; this is encoded by the exons ATGGCTTCTCTCTTTAGCGGCGCCTTGCAGTTGACCGATCTGGACGATTTTATCACGCCGTCTCAG GAATGCATAAAACCCGTCAAAGTGGAGAAGAAACGTGGCCAATCGCTGGCCAAAATCCAGATAGAAGATGATGGCACTTACGTTCAGGTCGACCTG gctgGGGAGAAGCAGAAACTTGAAAAAGCAAAGATCACGCTGAACGACTGTTTGGCTTGCAGCGGATGCATCACGTCGGCCGAAAGCGTCCTGGTGGCGCAGCAGAGCCACGAGGAACTCTTTAAAGTCTTGCGCCACAACCAG GGGCTCGGCGAGACGGAGAAGAAAGTGGTGGTGGTCTCGCTGTCTCCTCAGTCCCGAGCGTCCCTCGGCGCTCTCTACGGCCTGAGCGCCGCTCAAGTGGGAAAGAGGCTGGCCTCCTTCTTCAAAAGCCTCG GCGTCCACCACGTGTTGGACGGCAGTTTCGGCCGGACGTTCAGCCTGCTGGAGAGCCAGCGGGAGTTTGTGGAACGTTTCCAAAGAAAGGAGCGGGACCCCGGAGCCCTGCCCATGATGACCTCGGCGTGTCCGG GTTGGATCTGCTACGCGGAGAAGACGCACGGCCAATTTATTCTGCCCTACATCAGCACCACTCGGTCCCCGCAGCAGATGATGGGCTCGCTGGTCAAAGGCTATTTTGCCGAAGAGCAG GGTTTGAGTCCGGGCCAGATATACCACGTGACGGTGATGCCCTGCTTCGATAAGAAACTGGAGGCGTCCAGGTCCGACTTCTACTTGAGCCCGGCCCAGTGCCGAGAGGTGGACTGCGTCATCACGTCCG GAGAAGTTCAGAAAATGCTACAAGAGGAAAAAGTGACGCTCAACGACATACCGGACGGAACTTTAGACACCAT TTTCAGCGACGACCCGGACGGCGGGTTCCGGAGCCACGCGGGCGGCGGCTCGGGCGGGTACCTCCATCACGTCTTCACCTACGCGGCCCAGCGCTTATTTGGAGAGGAAGTCAAGGAACTCACTTATAAGACTCTCAG GAACAAGGACTTCCAGGAGGTGACGCTAGAGAAAGATGGAAATGCGGTGCTGAGTTTCGCTTTCACCTACGGATTCCGTAACATCCAGAACGTGGTGCAAAAACTCAAGAGGGGGAAGTTGCCCTACCATTTTGTGGAGGTGATGGCCTGTCCCTCAG GCTGCCTGAACGGCGGCGGGCAGGTCAAGGCCGCCGGCGAGGACCCCAAGGAGTTCCTCCGGAAGGTGGAGGCGCTCTACGCGGCGGAGGAAGCCCGCGCGCCCTCAGACGACACCGACGTGGCCCGGCTGTACGACTCGTGGCTGCAGAGCGTGGGCGAGGAGCGCGCCCGAGAACTCCTTGGCACCCGCTACCGGGCCGTGGAGAAGAACACCAACGGGCTGGCCGTCAAATGGTGA
- the e4f1 gene encoding transcription factor E4F1 isoform X1, translating into MNVENNLTAHQEGPDTKDNDNDADVDGCETITINANFGDEDEDVHKCGRCQKEFFTLEAFIQHKLRQDCRRETSCPLQEQMVSAVPTTQAETPDGGAREVVSDERESAEADDGALGRGRRKKSASLRASERSEDSADGDKLLYKVNVGGRYLCQLCDKTFKTSNILKTHMKTHSDQKNFACQLCGDCFRTKGSLIRHNRRHSDERPYRCALCGQSFRESGALTRHLKSLTPCTEKIRFFQCKEILVSKDGMKKGLGESPAERDERAAEAVAEAQTAVVSLVEAGSQEVIRQVHFTVEVDGAERVTADRTQAETLAVSAGDDPLCRAVPAPRTEEAEPAVDPLDKMLVECPVADGVEIQVKEELVEAAAQQETGQVASKLYPCPHCKRSFKGLNYFRFHVKGHSGYKPFKCTLCQRDFLSGYLLKKHMEVHVSERRYKCGECGKLYKSVGHVREHMRAHSDERPYACARCHKSYKTKNALQVHQRTHGQEKPYVCQVCFRGFREKGSLVRHTRHHTGEKPFKCPKCGRGFAEHGTLNRHVRAKGGCHKDDPNKQQREEAASPDDRVSSDELPAATIVAEDPHALLVEFSSVVADTQEYIIKTHTDEAHEEEVTFIRDGQSEMGEHIVKVVQQMVNGSHGGHRIILRNVRGGGEEGAAIVDCGDTITIAAPESLTEQVAATLASAIDDGTLLAGMGAAGETLAVVTTAAAEEEYVLTAPQEVEIRTVVV; encoded by the exons ATGAATGTCGAAAATAATCTTACGGCACACCAAGAGGGGCCAGACACCAAGGACAACGACAACGACGCCGACGTCGACGGCTGCGAGACCATCACCATAAACGCCAACTTCGGAGATGAAG ACGAGGACGTGCACAAATGCGGCCGCTGTCAGAAGGAATTTTTCACATTGGAGGCTTTTATTCAACACAAACTACGTCAAGACTGCCGACGCGAGACGAGCTGTCCGCTCCAAGAGCAAATG GTTTCCGCCGTACCGACGACGCAGGCGGAGACTCCCGACGGAGGCGCGCGAGAGGTCGTCTCGGACGAGCGGGAGAGCGCCGAGGCCGACGACG GCGCGTTGGGACGAGGCCGGCGGAAGAAGAGCGCCTCACTGAGAGCGTCGGAGCGCTCGGAGGACTCCGCCGATGGCGACAAACTGCTTTACAAGGTCAACGTGGGTGGGCGATACCTTTGCCAGCTCTGCGACAAGACCTTTAAAACG AGCAACATCTTGAAAACGCACATGAAGACTCACAGCGACCAGAAGAACTTTGCTTGCCAGCTGTGCGGCGACTGCTTCCGCACCAAAGGCTCCTTGATCCGTCACAACCGCCGCCACTCCG ACGAGCGGCCGTACCGCTGCGCGCTCTGCGGCCAGTCTTTTCGAGAGTCGGGAGCCCTCACCAGACACCTCAAGTCGCTCACGCCCTGCACCGAGAAGATCCGATTTTTCCAGTGCAAGGAGATTCTGGTGAGCAAGGACGGAATGAAGAAAG GTCTGGGCGAGAGCCCGGCGGAGAGGGACGAGCGGGCGGCGGAGGCTGTGGCGGAGGCGCAGACGGCCGTGGTCAGTTTGGTGGAAGCGGGCTCCCAAGAGGTCATCCGCCAGGTGCACTTTACCGTGGAGGTGGACGGCGCGGAGCGG GTGACGGCGGATCGGACCCAGGCGGAGACCCTGGCCGTCTCCGCCGGCGATGACCCGCTCTGCCGGGCCGTCCCGGCGCCGAGGACTGAAGAAGCGGAGCCGGCCGTGGACCCGCTGGACAAAATGCTGGTGGAGTGTCCCGTGGCCGACGGCGTGGAGATCCAAGTGAAAGAGGAGTTGGTGGAAGCAGCGGCGCAG CAGGAAACGGGTCAGGTGGCCTCTAAATTGTACCCGTGTCCACATTGCAAGCGCTCTTTTAAGGGCTTGAACTACTTCCGCTTCCACGTCAAAGGCCATTCGG GCTACAAGCCCTTCAAGTGCACCCTTTGCCAGAGGGACTTTCTGAGCGGCTACCTGCTGAAAAAGCACATGGAAGTCCACGTGAGCGAGAGGCGCTACAAGTGCGGCGAGTGCGGCAAGCTGTACAAAAGCGTGGGCCACGTCCGAGAGCACATGAGGGCGCATTCGGACGAGAGACCCTACGCCTGCGCCCGCTGCCACAAGTCCTACAAAACCAAG AACGCGCTGCAGGTGCACCAGCGGACGCACGGCCAGGAGAAACCCTACGTGTGCCAGGTGTGCTTCCGGGGCTTCCGGGAGAAAGGCTCACTGGTGCGACACACGCGCCACCACACGGGCGAGAAACCCTTCAAGTGCCCCAAGTGCGGGCGAGGGTTCGCCGAGCACGGCACGCTCAATCGCCACGTCCGCGCCAAAG GGGGCTGCCACAAGGACGACCCCAACAAGCAGCAGCGAGAGGAAGCGGCGTCGCCCGACGACCGTGTCTCTTCGGACGAGCTGCCCGCGGCGACCATCGTGGCGGAAGACCCTCACGCGCTGCTGGTGGAGTTCTCCTCGGTGGTGGCCGATACGCAAGAGTACATCATCAAG ACGCATACAGACGAGGCGCATGAAGAAGAGGTGACGTTCATCCGGGACGGTCAAAGCGAG ATGGGGGAGCACATCGTCAAAGTGGTGCAGCAAATGGTCAACGGGTCGCACGGCGGCCACCGGATCATCCTGCGCAACgtccgcggcggcggcgaggaagGCGCGGCCATCGTGGACTGCGGCGACACCATCACCATCGCCGCGCCCGAGAGCCTGACGGAGCAGGTGGCCGCCACGCTGGCCTCGGCCATCGACGACGGCACGCTGCTGGCCGGGATGGGGGCCGCCGGCGAGACGCTGGCCGTGGtgaccaccgccgccgccgaggaGGAATACGTGCTCACCGCCCCGCAAGAGGTGGAGATTCGCACCGTGGTGGTGTGA
- the e4f1 gene encoding transcription factor E4F1 isoform X2 has product MNVENNLTAHQEGPDTKDNDNDADVDGCETITINANFGDEDEDVHKCGRCQKEFFTLEAFIQHKLRQDCRRETSCPLQEQMVSAVPTTQAETPDGGAREVVSDERESAEADDGALGRGRRKKSASLRASERSEDSADGDKLLYKVNVGGRYLCQLCDKTFKTSNILKTHMKTHSDQKNFACQLCGDCFRTKGSLIRHNRRHSDERPYRCALCGQSFRESGALTRHLKSLTPCTEKIRFFQCKEILVSKDGMKKGLGESPAERDERAAEAVAEAQTAVVSLVEAGSQEVIRQVHFTVEVDGAERVTADRTQAETLAVSAGDDPLCRAVPAPRTEEAEPAVDPLDKMLVECPVADGVEIQVKEELVEAAAQETGQVASKLYPCPHCKRSFKGLNYFRFHVKGHSGYKPFKCTLCQRDFLSGYLLKKHMEVHVSERRYKCGECGKLYKSVGHVREHMRAHSDERPYACARCHKSYKTKNALQVHQRTHGQEKPYVCQVCFRGFREKGSLVRHTRHHTGEKPFKCPKCGRGFAEHGTLNRHVRAKGGCHKDDPNKQQREEAASPDDRVSSDELPAATIVAEDPHALLVEFSSVVADTQEYIIKTHTDEAHEEEVTFIRDGQSEMGEHIVKVVQQMVNGSHGGHRIILRNVRGGGEEGAAIVDCGDTITIAAPESLTEQVAATLASAIDDGTLLAGMGAAGETLAVVTTAAAEEEYVLTAPQEVEIRTVVV; this is encoded by the exons ATGAATGTCGAAAATAATCTTACGGCACACCAAGAGGGGCCAGACACCAAGGACAACGACAACGACGCCGACGTCGACGGCTGCGAGACCATCACCATAAACGCCAACTTCGGAGATGAAG ACGAGGACGTGCACAAATGCGGCCGCTGTCAGAAGGAATTTTTCACATTGGAGGCTTTTATTCAACACAAACTACGTCAAGACTGCCGACGCGAGACGAGCTGTCCGCTCCAAGAGCAAATG GTTTCCGCCGTACCGACGACGCAGGCGGAGACTCCCGACGGAGGCGCGCGAGAGGTCGTCTCGGACGAGCGGGAGAGCGCCGAGGCCGACGACG GCGCGTTGGGACGAGGCCGGCGGAAGAAGAGCGCCTCACTGAGAGCGTCGGAGCGCTCGGAGGACTCCGCCGATGGCGACAAACTGCTTTACAAGGTCAACGTGGGTGGGCGATACCTTTGCCAGCTCTGCGACAAGACCTTTAAAACG AGCAACATCTTGAAAACGCACATGAAGACTCACAGCGACCAGAAGAACTTTGCTTGCCAGCTGTGCGGCGACTGCTTCCGCACCAAAGGCTCCTTGATCCGTCACAACCGCCGCCACTCCG ACGAGCGGCCGTACCGCTGCGCGCTCTGCGGCCAGTCTTTTCGAGAGTCGGGAGCCCTCACCAGACACCTCAAGTCGCTCACGCCCTGCACCGAGAAGATCCGATTTTTCCAGTGCAAGGAGATTCTGGTGAGCAAGGACGGAATGAAGAAAG GTCTGGGCGAGAGCCCGGCGGAGAGGGACGAGCGGGCGGCGGAGGCTGTGGCGGAGGCGCAGACGGCCGTGGTCAGTTTGGTGGAAGCGGGCTCCCAAGAGGTCATCCGCCAGGTGCACTTTACCGTGGAGGTGGACGGCGCGGAGCGG GTGACGGCGGATCGGACCCAGGCGGAGACCCTGGCCGTCTCCGCCGGCGATGACCCGCTCTGCCGGGCCGTCCCGGCGCCGAGGACTGAAGAAGCGGAGCCGGCCGTGGACCCGCTGGACAAAATGCTGGTGGAGTGTCCCGTGGCCGACGGCGTGGAGATCCAAGTGAAAGAGGAGTTGGTGGAAGCAGCGGCGCAG GAAACGGGTCAGGTGGCCTCTAAATTGTACCCGTGTCCACATTGCAAGCGCTCTTTTAAGGGCTTGAACTACTTCCGCTTCCACGTCAAAGGCCATTCGG GCTACAAGCCCTTCAAGTGCACCCTTTGCCAGAGGGACTTTCTGAGCGGCTACCTGCTGAAAAAGCACATGGAAGTCCACGTGAGCGAGAGGCGCTACAAGTGCGGCGAGTGCGGCAAGCTGTACAAAAGCGTGGGCCACGTCCGAGAGCACATGAGGGCGCATTCGGACGAGAGACCCTACGCCTGCGCCCGCTGCCACAAGTCCTACAAAACCAAG AACGCGCTGCAGGTGCACCAGCGGACGCACGGCCAGGAGAAACCCTACGTGTGCCAGGTGTGCTTCCGGGGCTTCCGGGAGAAAGGCTCACTGGTGCGACACACGCGCCACCACACGGGCGAGAAACCCTTCAAGTGCCCCAAGTGCGGGCGAGGGTTCGCCGAGCACGGCACGCTCAATCGCCACGTCCGCGCCAAAG GGGGCTGCCACAAGGACGACCCCAACAAGCAGCAGCGAGAGGAAGCGGCGTCGCCCGACGACCGTGTCTCTTCGGACGAGCTGCCCGCGGCGACCATCGTGGCGGAAGACCCTCACGCGCTGCTGGTGGAGTTCTCCTCGGTGGTGGCCGATACGCAAGAGTACATCATCAAG ACGCATACAGACGAGGCGCATGAAGAAGAGGTGACGTTCATCCGGGACGGTCAAAGCGAG ATGGGGGAGCACATCGTCAAAGTGGTGCAGCAAATGGTCAACGGGTCGCACGGCGGCCACCGGATCATCCTGCGCAACgtccgcggcggcggcgaggaagGCGCGGCCATCGTGGACTGCGGCGACACCATCACCATCGCCGCGCCCGAGAGCCTGACGGAGCAGGTGGCCGCCACGCTGGCCTCGGCCATCGACGACGGCACGCTGCTGGCCGGGATGGGGGCCGCCGGCGAGACGCTGGCCGTGGtgaccaccgccgccgccgaggaGGAATACGTGCTCACCGCCCCGCAAGAGGTGGAGATTCGCACCGTGGTGGTGTGA
- the hagh gene encoding hydroxyacylglutathione hydrolase, mitochondrial isoform X2 encodes MFLKSLAGSAYALIGGAAAFKLAPVTATALLHNNARKTSAVEHGNMRVEVLPALSDNYMYLLIDTDTKEAAVVDPVEPIKVVEAVRKHGVKLTTVLTTHHHWDHAGGNEKMVKLMPGLKVYGGDDRVDAITKKVSHSSNLKVGSLNVKCLFTPCHTTGHICYFVTKDAANADAASEPPAVFTGDTLFSAGCGKFFEGTAEQMYKALLEILGRLPGQTRVYCGHEYTVANLKFARCVEPDNKAVRERLDWAKEKRSEGLPTVPSTLADEFTFNPFMRVREKSVQDHVKQSGPIEAMRNLRKEKDNFRLPKE; translated from the exons ATGTTCCTCAAATCACTGGCAGGGAGCGCCTACGCCCTAATTGGAGGTGCCGCAGCGTTCAAACTCG CTCCCGTCACCGCGACGGCCCTCCTGCACAACAACGCGAGGAAAACATCAGCGGTGGAACACGGCAACATGAGGGTCGAAGTTCTGCCGGCTCTCAGTGACAACTACATGTACCTGCTCATCGACACGGACACCAAAGAAGCAGCCGTCGTGGACCCGGTGGAGCCCATTAAG GTTGTGGAGGCAGTCCGAAAACATGGTGTCAAGCTCACAACAGTTCTGACCACCCACCACCACTG GGATCACGCGGGTGGAAACGAAAAGATGGTGAAGCTCATGCCTGGCCTGAAGGTCTACGGAGGAGACGACCGAGTCGATGCTATTACGAAGAAAGTCTCTCACTCCAGCAACTTAAAA GTGGGCTCACTTAACGTCAAATGTCTGTTCACCCCGTGCCACACCACCGGGCACATTTGCTACTTTGTCACCAAAGACGCCGCCAACGCCGACGCCGCCTCTGAGCCTCCGGCGGTTTTCACAG GGGACACCCTGTTTAGCGCCGGCTGCGGGAAATTCTTCGAGGGCACCGCAGAGCAGATGTACAAAGCCTTGCTGGAAATTCTGGGGCGCCTTCCCGGCCAAACG CGAGTGTACTGCGGCCACGAGTACACCGTGGCCAATCTCAAGTTTGCGCGCTGCGTTGAGCCGGACAACAAGGCCGTTCGGGAAAGGCTAGACTGGGCAAAG GAAAAACGCAGCGAGGGACTACCCACCGTCCCATCCACTTTGGCGGACGAATTCACATTTAACCCGTTTATGAGAGTCAG AGAGAAGTCGGTTCAGGATCACGTCAAGCAGAGCGGCCCGATCGAAGCCATGAGGAATCTTCGCAAAGAGAAGGATAACTTCCGGCTGCCTAAGGAGTGA
- the hagh gene encoding hydroxyacylglutathione hydrolase, mitochondrial isoform X1: MFLKSLAGSAYALIGGAAAFKLAPVTATALLHNNARKTSAVEHGNMRVEVLPALSDNYMYLLIDTDTKEAAVVDPVEPIKVVEAVRKHGVKLTTVLTTHHHWDHAGGNEKMVKLMPGLKVYGGDDRVDAITKKVSHSSNLKVGSLNVKCLFTPCHTTGHICYFVTKDAANADAASEPPAVFTGDTLFSAGCGKFFEGTAEQMYKALLEILGRLPGQTVASPSGGRSQKCFPTCLTFQRVYCGHEYTVANLKFARCVEPDNKAVRERLDWAKEKRSEGLPTVPSTLADEFTFNPFMRVREKSVQDHVKQSGPIEAMRNLRKEKDNFRLPKE, translated from the exons ATGTTCCTCAAATCACTGGCAGGGAGCGCCTACGCCCTAATTGGAGGTGCCGCAGCGTTCAAACTCG CTCCCGTCACCGCGACGGCCCTCCTGCACAACAACGCGAGGAAAACATCAGCGGTGGAACACGGCAACATGAGGGTCGAAGTTCTGCCGGCTCTCAGTGACAACTACATGTACCTGCTCATCGACACGGACACCAAAGAAGCAGCCGTCGTGGACCCGGTGGAGCCCATTAAG GTTGTGGAGGCAGTCCGAAAACATGGTGTCAAGCTCACAACAGTTCTGACCACCCACCACCACTG GGATCACGCGGGTGGAAACGAAAAGATGGTGAAGCTCATGCCTGGCCTGAAGGTCTACGGAGGAGACGACCGAGTCGATGCTATTACGAAGAAAGTCTCTCACTCCAGCAACTTAAAA GTGGGCTCACTTAACGTCAAATGTCTGTTCACCCCGTGCCACACCACCGGGCACATTTGCTACTTTGTCACCAAAGACGCCGCCAACGCCGACGCCGCCTCTGAGCCTCCGGCGGTTTTCACAG GGGACACCCTGTTTAGCGCCGGCTGCGGGAAATTCTTCGAGGGCACCGCAGAGCAGATGTACAAAGCCTTGCTGGAAATTCTGGGGCGCCTTCCCGGCCAAACGGTAGCCTCGCCGAGCGGCGGCCGTTCACAGAAATGTTTTCCGACGTGTTTGACGTTTCAGCGAGTGTACTGCGGCCACGAGTACACCGTGGCCAATCTCAAGTTTGCGCGCTGCGTTGAGCCGGACAACAAGGCCGTTCGGGAAAGGCTAGACTGGGCAAAG GAAAAACGCAGCGAGGGACTACCCACCGTCCCATCCACTTTGGCGGACGAATTCACATTTAACCCGTTTATGAGAGTCAG AGAGAAGTCGGTTCAGGATCACGTCAAGCAGAGCGGCCCGATCGAAGCCATGAGGAATCTTCGCAAAGAGAAGGATAACTTCCGGCTGCCTAAGGAGTGA
- the arhgap17b gene encoding rho GTPase-activating protein 17b, giving the protein MKKQFNRMKQLANQTVGRAEKTEVLSDDLLQIERRVELVRFMSHHTHKRLVACLQGPLGPDTDKRHKKLPLTALSQAMQDGGAQLGDDSVIGKMMEACGEAEGRLAGELALLELQMERDVLDPLNAVAEVEIPNILKQRKQLAKLVLDYDSAKTRWVQASKPGNQTVAAKADSLKDEMDEALNKVEICKDQLSADMYNFASKEGDYARYYLTLLEAQADYHRSSLAILEEAIPWIRHERDSWTEKPAFGTALEEHLKRSNREIALPIEACVMMLLETGMKEEGLFRIAAGASKLKKLKAALDCSTSQLEEFYSDPHAVAGALKSYLRELPEPLMTFALYDEWTQASNVSDPNKRLQALWVTCDRLPKTHKANLRYLVKFLAKLAQEREVNKMSPSNIAIVLGPNLLWAKTEGTLAEMAAATSVHVVAIIEPVIQHADWFFPEEVDFNVSGMFSMPAHPTAAEAEADRKRPGGPVGQDGDTQPPRKDSPAREPASTPPTAQRNGSAHPAAGGTPSQAASRGPSPRMVRRSTKKPAPAPPKQASPLATRGGGSPQHPAVTPRRPSGKESPAGAPKHPPPQPPQAQEEQARASPPDTPTPPDTPTPPDTPPDEDPRPEAAPFHSGTLPRPSRPAPKPRPRPGVPPPPQPAVGEGSNGLFGSSSSSSSSKVITDGGLDLKGVRRAWIPEACPPADPDPDPESTPL; this is encoded by the exons ATGAAGAAACAGTTTAATCGCATGAAGCAACTCGCCAACCAAACAGTCGGGAG GGCTGAGAAGACGGAGGTTCTGAGCGATGACCTCCTCCAG ATCGAGAGGCGCGTGGAGCTGGTGCGCTTCATGTCCCACCACACGCACAAGAGGCTGGTGGCTTGCCTGCAGGGTCCCTTGGGCCCCGACACGGACAAAAGACAC AAAAAACTGCCCCTGACGGCGTTGTCGCAGGCcatgcaagatggcggcgctcaGCTCGGGGACGACAGCGTGATCGG GAAGATGATGGAGGCGTGCGGCGAAGCGGAGGGCCGCTTGGCCGGGGAACTGGCGCTGCTCGAATTGCAGATGGAGAGAGACGTTCTGGATCCGCTCAACGCCGTGGCGGAG GTGGAGATCCCCAACATCCTGAAACAGAGGAAGCAACTGGCCAAACTGGTCCTGGACTACGACTCGGCCAAGACCCG GTGGGTCCAAGCCAGCAAGCCCGGCAACCAGACGGTGGCGGCCAAAGCCGACTCCCTCAAAGACGAGATGGACGAAGCGCTGAACAAAGTGGAAATTTGCAAG GACCAGCTGTCGGCCGACATGTACAACTTTGCGTCCAAGGAAGGAGACTACGCGCGCTACTATCTGACG TTATTGGAGGCTCAGGCGGACTACCACCGGAGTTCCCTGGCCATACTGGAGGAGGCCATACCCTGGATCCGACACGAGCGAG ACTCCTGGACGGAGAAGCCGGCGTTCGGCACCGCCCTGGAGGAGCACCTGAAGCGGAGCAACCGCGAAATCGCTCTTCCCATAGAGGCCTGCGTCATGATGCTGTTGGAGACCGGGATGAAGGAGGAG GGCCTTTTCAGAATAGCGGCAGGAGCTTCCAAGCTGAAAAAGCTGAAAGCGGCGCTGGACTGCTCCACTTCGCAGCTGGAGGAATTCTACTCGGATCCCCACGCCGTGGCGG GAGCCCTGAAGTCGTACCTGAGAGAACTCCCCGAACCCCTCATGACGTTCGCCCTGTACGACGAGTGGACGCAGGCTTCtaa CGTGTCCGACCCCAACAAGAGACTCCAGGCCCTGTGGGTGACGTGCGACCGCTTGCCCAAGACTCACAAAGCCAACTTGAG GTATCTGGTCAAGTTCCTGGCCAAGCTGGCTCAAGAGCGCGAGGTCAACAAAATGTCTCCCAGCAACATTGCCATCGTCCTGGGTCCCAACCTGCTGTGGGCAAAGACGGAAGG GACCCTGGCAGAAATGGCCGCCGCCACCTCGGTCCACGTCGTGGCCATCATCGAGCCCGTCATCCAGCACGCCGATTGGTTCTTTCCGGAAG AGGTGGACTTTAACGTTTCCGGCATGTTCTCCATGCCCGCCCACCcgacggcggcggaggcggaAGCGGACAGGAAGCGCcccggcggcccggtggggcaagACGGCGACACTCAGCCCCCCCGCAAAGACAG TCCCGCCCGGGAGCCGGCGTCCACCCCGCCGACGGCTCAGAGGAACGGTTCGGCCCACCCGGCGGCGGGAGGCACACCGTCCCAGGCGGCATCCAGGGGCCCCAGTCCTCGCATGGTCCGCAGAA GCACCAAGAAACCGGCTCCGGCGCCCCCCAAGCAAGCCAGTCCCTTGGCCACCCGAGGCGGCGGGTCCCCGCAGCACCCGGCCGTCACCCCCAGGCGCCCCTCGGGCAAAGAGAGCCCCGCTGGCGCCCCCAAGCACCCTCCCCCGCAGCCGCCCCAGGCGCAAGAGGAGCAGGCGCGGGCGTCGCCCCCGGACACGCCCACCCCGCCGGACACGCCCACCCCGCCGGACACGCCCCCCGACGAGGACCCTCGCCCCGAGGCGGCGCCTTTCCACAGCGGCACGCTCCCTCGCCCCTCCCGGCCGGCGCCCAAGCCGCGGCCGCGCCCCGGCGTGCCGCCGCCCCCCCAGCCCGCCGTGGGCGAGGGCAGCAACGGCCTCtttggctcctcctcctcctcctcttcctccaaaGTGATCACAG ACGGCGGCCTGGACCTCAAGGGGGTGCGAAGAGCCTGGATCCCGGAGGCGTGCCCTCCCGCCGACCCGGACCCGGACCCGGAGAGCACTCCGCTCTGA